In Amycolatopsis coloradensis, one genomic interval encodes:
- a CDS encoding DUF3817 domain-containing protein, translating into MSSKAALVFRVAAVAEALSWAGLLVGMFLKYAVKLGEGGVPVLGMVHGVVFVLYVLVSLSVAKPLGWRPKTLILALLSSIPPLFTWLFESWALRNGKLDGPQRLSHGGVGLFTKTPETAAAA; encoded by the coding sequence GTGTCCAGCAAGGCCGCTCTAGTATTCCGCGTGGCCGCGGTAGCCGAAGCCCTCTCGTGGGCCGGGCTGCTGGTCGGGATGTTCCTCAAGTACGCCGTCAAGCTCGGCGAGGGCGGCGTTCCCGTCCTCGGCATGGTGCACGGCGTCGTGTTCGTCCTCTACGTGCTGGTCTCCCTGTCCGTGGCGAAGCCGCTCGGCTGGCGCCCGAAGACCCTGATCCTCGCGCTGCTCTCCAGCATCCCGCCGCTGTTCACCTGGCTGTTCGAGTCCTGGGCGCTGCGCAACGGCAAGCTGGACGGCCCGCAGCGGCTGTCGCACGGCGGGGTCGGCCTGTTCACCAAGACCCCGGAAACCGCTGCCGCCGCCTGA
- a CDS encoding GH92 family glycosyl hydrolase, producing MPARISTRVAGLLTALVVPAGLLTPVAAAAPGGDPVDAVNTFIGTKDDGNTFPGASAPFGMTQVSPISSHYAGYRYDDTAIRGFGHFFLSGAGCWEQGGLVSSLPTTGAVGPGAAFDTTKPETFDHKKYASPYTHEAEVGKPGYYKVRLTGYGGVDAETTATTRTGVERYTFAKSGDANVFVNVGQANDKEPVTASQIRVVGDRTVEGMVESQAFCGGKPYKTWFTTTFDKPFKSFGTWSPTGGTPGSKESAGGEGLRGAWLTFGGGQVTATTAISHVDAFGARLNLASEKGRSFDAVRDGAQRAWRKELSSVDIKGGTKDDRTVFYTSLYHALLQPLTGNDADGRYRGFDDKIHRALGWTYYEFFSLWDTYRTQNQLLALLRPSRAKDVAKSVLAIHDQGGWLPRWAYANQETNTMTGDPVTPFLVDLWRFGALSGQEFKAYQALLRNSREIPPASSPFQGRSGNASYQKDGFVQYDKDFPKKGQDTDPNHGASATLEYALADCSLSIMAAGLGRKDDAKALADKGRSYRTLWDSSVTDRGFTGFYRPKVEDGEWFSPADKPYTPQSPDGFHEGTSWQYQWLTQQDVPGLVERMGGKENVGKRLDDFFAYGDLVKDPAKTVREEWVVGPYNYYNQFRYNPNNEPDLHSPWMYTLTGQPWKTSAVVRAAHTLFTNAPNGVTGNDDLGTMSAWYVFSALGLYPAVPGTGQFVLNAPRFEKSVVHLENGRDITIKADGADGSKLQYVQGLGAGSQRAYVGLEQLTRGTTLDFKLTGDVAKATWATGPEGAPKSPCAG from the coding sequence ATGCCTGCACGCATTTCGACCCGCGTCGCCGGGTTGCTCACCGCGCTCGTCGTCCCCGCCGGGCTGCTCACGCCCGTCGCGGCGGCGGCGCCCGGTGGAGACCCCGTGGACGCGGTCAACACCTTCATCGGCACCAAGGACGACGGCAACACCTTCCCCGGCGCTTCGGCGCCTTTCGGGATGACGCAGGTCAGCCCGATTTCCTCGCATTACGCCGGATATCGCTACGACGACACCGCGATCCGCGGCTTCGGGCATTTCTTCCTGTCCGGCGCGGGCTGCTGGGAGCAGGGCGGGCTCGTGTCGTCCCTGCCCACCACCGGCGCGGTCGGGCCCGGCGCGGCGTTCGACACCACGAAACCCGAGACGTTCGACCACAAGAAGTACGCCTCGCCGTACACGCACGAGGCCGAGGTCGGGAAGCCCGGCTACTACAAGGTGCGGCTCACCGGTTACGGCGGCGTCGACGCGGAGACCACCGCGACCACGCGCACCGGTGTCGAGCGGTACACCTTCGCGAAATCGGGCGACGCGAACGTTTTCGTCAACGTCGGGCAAGCCAACGACAAGGAACCCGTGACGGCGAGCCAAATCCGCGTCGTGGGTGACCGGACGGTCGAGGGAATGGTGGAGTCGCAGGCGTTCTGCGGCGGGAAGCCGTACAAGACCTGGTTCACCACGACGTTCGACAAGCCGTTCAAGTCCTTCGGTACCTGGTCGCCGACGGGCGGTACCCCCGGCTCGAAGGAGTCCGCCGGTGGTGAAGGGCTGCGTGGCGCGTGGCTGACCTTCGGCGGAGGGCAAGTCACCGCGACGACGGCGATTTCCCATGTGGACGCTTTCGGCGCGCGGCTCAACCTCGCCTCGGAGAAGGGGCGTTCGTTCGACGCCGTCCGCGACGGCGCCCAGCGCGCCTGGCGCAAGGAACTGTCCTCAGTGGACATCAAGGGCGGGACGAAGGACGACCGCACGGTGTTCTACACCTCGCTCTACCACGCGCTCCTGCAGCCGCTGACCGGCAACGACGCCGACGGCCGCTACCGCGGGTTCGACGACAAGATCCACCGCGCGCTGGGGTGGACGTACTACGAGTTCTTCTCGTTGTGGGACACCTATCGCACGCAGAACCAGCTGCTCGCCCTCCTGCGGCCGTCGCGGGCGAAGGACGTCGCGAAGTCGGTGCTCGCCATCCACGACCAGGGTGGCTGGCTGCCGCGCTGGGCGTACGCGAACCAGGAGACGAACACGATGACCGGCGATCCGGTCACCCCGTTCCTGGTCGACCTGTGGCGTTTCGGCGCGCTGTCCGGGCAGGAGTTCAAGGCGTACCAGGCACTTCTGCGGAACTCGCGGGAGATCCCGCCCGCGTCCTCGCCGTTCCAGGGCCGCTCGGGGAACGCGAGCTACCAAAAGGACGGGTTCGTCCAGTACGACAAGGACTTCCCGAAGAAGGGGCAGGACACCGATCCGAACCACGGCGCTTCGGCCACGCTGGAATACGCGCTCGCGGACTGCTCACTGTCCATCATGGCCGCCGGTCTCGGCCGGAAGGACGACGCGAAGGCCTTGGCGGACAAGGGACGGAGCTATCGCACGCTGTGGGATTCTTCGGTGACCGATCGCGGCTTCACCGGGTTCTACCGGCCCAAGGTCGAAGACGGCGAATGGTTCAGCCCGGCGGACAAGCCGTACACTCCGCAGAGCCCGGACGGGTTCCACGAGGGCACGTCGTGGCAGTACCAGTGGCTGACCCAGCAGGACGTCCCCGGGCTCGTCGAGCGCATGGGCGGCAAGGAGAACGTCGGCAAGCGGCTCGACGACTTCTTCGCCTACGGGGATCTGGTCAAGGACCCGGCCAAGACCGTGCGCGAGGAATGGGTCGTCGGCCCGTACAACTACTACAACCAGTTCCGCTACAACCCGAACAACGAGCCGGATCTGCACTCGCCCTGGATGTACACGCTGACCGGGCAGCCGTGGAAGACCTCGGCCGTCGTTCGCGCCGCGCACACGTTGTTCACCAACGCGCCCAACGGTGTCACCGGCAACGACGACCTCGGGACCATGTCCGCGTGGTACGTCTTCAGCGCGCTGGGGCTGTATCCGGCGGTGCCGGGCACCGGGCAGTTCGTGCTCAACGCGCCGCGGTTCGAGAAGTCGGTGGTGCACTTGGAGAACGGCCGTGACATCACGATCAAGGCCGACGGCGCCGACGGGTCGAAGCTCCAGTACGTCCAAGGACTGGGAGCCGGTTCGCAGCGGGCGTATGTCGGGTTGGAACAGTTGACGCGAGGGACCACTTTGGACTTCAAGCTGACCGGGGATGTGGCCAAGGCCACCTGGGCGACCGGCCCGGAAGGCGCGCCGAAATCGCCCTGCGCCGGCTGA
- a CDS encoding flavin monoamine oxidase family protein, which produces MDTTVVVVGAGLSGLVAARALHRRGVEVVVLEAAGRIGGRVLGETTVLGSRLDLGGQWIGADHHRVRALAAEFGATEFPMHTGPHPVLIEAGRRVPLWSPALLPAGLALAAAGVLGRTGTPKRWNRTTLGSVLRAVPGRRARGLLEAVAAVSWTADLDRFSVEAMTRMIRAQGGLWTMLSTAGGAQEALLAESMGALVDGLAAELGSRVRTGAAVTSIVRDDDGVTVRTGTDRLRAAKAVIAVPPPVAARIAHEPTLSRQRLELEKNTCMGTVHKAIAVYERPFWRERANGEFLVLDGFGHTVFDTTAPGGPGHLCVLVGGPRARRLDGLEVAARRDALLRPLVSHLGSAVLEPVGWHEKAWHLDEHVGGGYTALPVPGTTDGFPPLSSAPAGHVHWAGSETAREHPGYLDGAIEAGERAAREVAEVLG; this is translated from the coding sequence ATGGACACGACTGTCGTGGTCGTCGGTGCCGGTTTGTCGGGGCTGGTGGCGGCACGCGCTCTGCACCGGCGAGGCGTCGAAGTCGTCGTCCTGGAGGCCGCGGGCCGGATCGGCGGACGGGTCCTTGGCGAGACGACCGTACTGGGTTCCCGGCTCGACCTCGGCGGGCAGTGGATCGGGGCCGACCATCACCGGGTCAGGGCGCTGGCGGCCGAATTCGGCGCCACCGAGTTCCCCATGCACACCGGGCCGCATCCCGTGTTGATCGAGGCGGGCCGGCGGGTGCCGCTCTGGTCGCCCGCCCTGCTGCCCGCCGGTCTCGCGCTGGCCGCGGCGGGTGTGCTGGGCAGGACGGGGACACCGAAACGGTGGAACCGCACGACGCTGGGATCGGTGCTGCGCGCGGTGCCGGGCCGCCGGGCCCGCGGGTTGCTGGAGGCGGTGGCCGCGGTGTCGTGGACCGCCGACCTCGACCGGTTCTCCGTCGAAGCGATGACCAGGATGATCCGCGCGCAGGGCGGATTGTGGACCATGCTGTCGACGGCCGGCGGGGCACAGGAGGCCCTGCTCGCCGAGAGCATGGGAGCGCTCGTCGACGGTCTCGCCGCCGAACTCGGCTCACGGGTGCGGACCGGGGCAGCGGTCACCTCGATCGTCCGTGACGACGACGGGGTCACCGTGCGGACCGGGACGGATCGCTTGCGGGCGGCGAAGGCCGTCATCGCCGTACCGCCGCCGGTCGCCGCCAGGATCGCGCACGAGCCCACGCTCTCGCGACAGCGGCTCGAGCTGGAAAAGAACACCTGTATGGGGACGGTGCACAAGGCGATCGCGGTCTACGAGCGGCCGTTCTGGCGAGAGCGCGCGAACGGTGAGTTCCTCGTCCTGGACGGCTTCGGGCACACGGTGTTCGACACGACCGCCCCCGGCGGGCCCGGACACCTGTGCGTGCTGGTCGGCGGCCCCCGGGCGCGGCGGCTCGACGGGCTGGAGGTCGCGGCCCGCCGGGACGCGCTGCTCCGGCCGCTGGTCTCGCATCTCGGCTCCGCCGTACTCGAACCCGTGGGCTGGCACGAAAAGGCGTGGCATCTCGACGAGCACGTCGGTGGTGGTTACACCGCGCTTCCCGTGCCGGGCACGACCGACGGTTTCCCGCCGCTTTCGTCGGCCCCGGCCGGGCACGTGCACTGGGCGGGCTCGGAAACCGCCCGTGAGCACCCCGGTTACCTCGACGGCGCCATCGAAGCGGGTGAACGCGCGGCGCGGGAGGTGGCCGAAGTGCTCGGATGA
- a CDS encoding TetR/AcrR family transcriptional regulator has product MPYVEASVRSRQFVAAAREVMQRDGVAATTLRAVAAEAGVPLGTLQYVFSSKEALLRAVIEDVVEEISTVLAGTVELDRGLAHAIRQGLTSFWSELVADHVKLQLMQGELLHYALRKPGQGSMASWQYRRYVAVLTDWCREAAVNAGEKCALPYDRLARVMLAGVDGLIAQYVCEPDDERARADLETVIGMLIASADIRPV; this is encoded by the coding sequence ATGCCGTATGTCGAAGCGTCGGTGCGCAGCAGGCAGTTCGTCGCCGCCGCCCGCGAAGTGATGCAGCGCGACGGCGTCGCCGCGACGACCTTGCGGGCGGTCGCGGCCGAAGCCGGCGTCCCGCTCGGCACGTTGCAGTACGTCTTCTCCAGCAAGGAAGCGCTGCTGCGGGCCGTGATCGAGGACGTGGTCGAGGAGATCTCGACCGTGCTGGCCGGGACGGTCGAACTCGACCGGGGCCTGGCGCACGCGATCCGCCAGGGACTGACGAGTTTCTGGTCGGAGCTGGTCGCCGATCACGTCAAGCTGCAGCTGATGCAGGGCGAACTGCTGCACTACGCGTTGCGGAAGCCGGGACAGGGAAGCATGGCGAGCTGGCAGTACCGGCGTTACGTCGCGGTGCTGACCGACTGGTGCCGGGAGGCCGCCGTCAACGCGGGCGAGAAATGCGCGCTGCCCTACGACCGGCTCGCCAGGGTCATGCTCGCCGGCGTCGACGGGCTCATCGCGCAGTACGTCTGCGAACCCGACGACGAGCGCGCTCGCGCCGACCTCGAAACCGTCATCGGGATGCTCATCGCCTCGGCGGACATCCGGCCTGTCTGA
- a CDS encoding neutral zinc metallopeptidase — protein sequence MIQGGARGHRRPALIAVVTVLALGLSACSDKGGSTGQQGSQPGAGDIAGLPVTHFESGLKPNAPKPDLQVRNEDGSEDDQLAIAAIADAQAYWTEVMPRDFGQPYEPLKSLLSYSAKTDDEETECGSVKKLVNAFYCPPGDLVAWDRGVLLPMLRERFGKMAGAVVLAHELGHAVQYRLGEKASIKKNTPSIVKEQQADCFAGGYFRWVAEDKSKFYRVSTSEGLNQVMASLFLIRDQAGTSATKQGAHGTAFDRTYAFQVGFEKGPKECAAMNEENIKARITERPFDKGDKGKGDEKLDAEIIGILKKSLDEAFKGAGVPGPEITEDGNGSCPGGPSTPPASYCPSNNTVSIDMAKLRELAQPVDQQAEWESGHSEGKGDFAAFSEIASRYAMGIQKGVGASIDNANAGLRTACLVGAWAKASTVPGATLRLSAGDLDEAISDLLSPESLVSADVNGKRVDNGFERVEALRKGYLETSSVCSTQYG from the coding sequence ATGATCCAAGGGGGAGCGCGGGGCCATCGACGCCCGGCTCTGATCGCGGTCGTGACGGTGCTGGCCCTCGGGCTGAGCGCTTGCAGCGACAAGGGAGGCTCGACCGGCCAGCAGGGCAGCCAGCCGGGCGCCGGTGACATCGCCGGTCTGCCGGTCACACATTTCGAGAGCGGGCTGAAGCCGAACGCGCCCAAGCCGGACCTGCAGGTCCGCAACGAGGACGGCTCCGAAGACGACCAGCTCGCCATCGCCGCGATCGCCGACGCGCAGGCCTACTGGACCGAGGTCATGCCCCGCGACTTCGGGCAGCCGTACGAGCCGCTGAAGTCATTGCTGTCCTACAGCGCGAAGACCGACGACGAAGAGACCGAATGCGGGAGCGTCAAGAAGCTCGTCAACGCGTTCTACTGCCCGCCGGGTGACCTGGTGGCGTGGGACCGCGGCGTGCTGCTGCCCATGCTGCGCGAACGGTTCGGGAAAATGGCGGGAGCCGTCGTGCTCGCGCACGAACTCGGGCACGCCGTGCAGTACCGGCTCGGCGAGAAGGCCAGCATCAAGAAGAACACCCCGTCGATCGTCAAGGAGCAGCAGGCCGACTGCTTCGCCGGCGGCTACTTCCGCTGGGTCGCCGAGGACAAGAGCAAGTTCTACCGCGTCTCCACGTCCGAGGGCCTCAACCAGGTCATGGCGTCGCTGTTCCTGATCCGCGACCAGGCGGGCACCAGCGCGACCAAACAGGGCGCGCACGGCACGGCGTTCGACCGCACGTACGCGTTCCAGGTCGGCTTCGAGAAGGGCCCGAAGGAATGCGCGGCGATGAACGAGGAGAACATCAAGGCGCGGATCACCGAGCGCCCGTTCGACAAGGGTGACAAGGGCAAGGGTGACGAGAAGCTCGACGCCGAGATCATCGGGATCCTGAAGAAGAGCCTCGACGAGGCCTTCAAGGGCGCCGGCGTCCCGGGCCCGGAGATCACCGAGGACGGCAACGGCAGCTGCCCCGGCGGCCCGAGCACCCCGCCCGCGTCGTACTGCCCGTCGAACAACACCGTCAGCATCGACATGGCCAAGCTGCGCGAACTCGCGCAGCCGGTCGACCAGCAGGCGGAATGGGAAAGCGGGCACAGCGAGGGCAAGGGCGACTTCGCCGCGTTCTCGGAAATCGCGTCCCGGTACGCGATGGGCATCCAGAAGGGTGTCGGCGCGTCGATCGACAACGCGAACGCGGGCCTGCGCACCGCCTGCCTGGTCGGCGCTTGGGCGAAGGCCAGCACCGTGCCCGGCGCGACGCTGCGGCTCTCGGCCGGTGACCTCGACGAGGCCATCTCGGACCTGCTGAGCCCGGAGAGCCTCGTCTCGGCCGATGTCAACGGCAAACGCGTGGACAACGGTTTCGAGCGGGTCGAGGCGCTGCGGAAGGGCTACCTGGAGACCTCGTCGGTCTGCTCGACCCAGTACGGCTGA